A DNA window from Luteolibacter luteus contains the following coding sequences:
- a CDS encoding ATP-dependent 6-phosphofructokinase: METPSLGQATIVSGLHHTVDDGLRIPERIESGSDPGILFELAGPREKIFFDPAKTRAGIVTCGGLCPGLNNVIRSLFLELHYGYGIAEVLGFRGGYAGLDPANGAEPATITPEYIEGIHRQGGTILGTSRGPVDIERAVDNLIRRGVNILFTVGGDGTQRGANALYQEARRRNHPLSVVGVPKTIDNDVGFVARTFGYFSAVEEAVRVLDRAHTEARSTPGGIGLVKLMGRHAGFITAGATIASQDVNFALIPEVPFRLDSFLEALEKRMRQKTHAVIAVAEGAGQELLECGEGAKDASGNLMLKDIGLFLKGQIERHFKEVGVPVVMRYFDPSYLVRSCPANCEDALLCDLFARHAVHAAMAGKTGVVIGFLHERFIHVPIELLAVHVKRLDPDSGWWRSVLAATGQPDCSV; the protein is encoded by the coding sequence ATGGAAACTCCTTCCCTAGGCCAAGCCACCATTGTTTCCGGGCTCCACCACACCGTGGACGATGGACTTCGTATTCCCGAGCGGATCGAATCCGGATCGGATCCCGGGATCTTGTTTGAGCTGGCGGGACCGCGGGAGAAGATCTTCTTCGATCCTGCGAAGACGCGGGCCGGTATTGTGACCTGTGGCGGTCTGTGTCCCGGGTTGAACAATGTGATCCGTTCGCTCTTCCTCGAGCTTCATTACGGCTATGGCATTGCCGAGGTGCTGGGTTTCCGCGGCGGCTACGCCGGGCTGGATCCTGCGAATGGTGCCGAGCCGGCAACCATCACGCCGGAGTACATCGAGGGGATTCATCGACAGGGTGGCACGATTCTCGGAACTTCACGTGGGCCGGTCGACATTGAGCGAGCGGTGGACAATCTCATCCGACGTGGTGTGAACATTCTCTTCACGGTCGGAGGTGATGGAACGCAACGCGGTGCAAATGCCCTCTATCAAGAAGCCCGCCGGCGCAATCATCCTCTCTCGGTTGTCGGAGTTCCGAAGACCATCGACAATGATGTGGGCTTTGTCGCGCGGACTTTCGGTTACTTCAGCGCCGTCGAAGAGGCTGTCCGGGTGCTTGATCGTGCCCATACTGAGGCTCGCAGCACGCCGGGAGGGATTGGATTGGTGAAGTTAATGGGGCGCCACGCTGGCTTCATTACCGCGGGCGCGACAATCGCGAGCCAAGATGTGAACTTCGCGCTGATACCGGAAGTGCCATTCAGGCTGGACTCCTTTCTTGAGGCCTTGGAGAAGCGCATGCGTCAGAAGACCCATGCTGTGATCGCCGTGGCGGAAGGAGCAGGGCAAGAGCTTCTCGAATGTGGCGAAGGTGCAAAGGATGCTTCCGGAAATCTGATGTTGAAGGATATCGGCTTGTTCCTTAAGGGGCAGATCGAGCGGCATTTCAAGGAGGTCGGCGTGCCGGTGGTGATGCGTTACTTCGATCCCAGCTATCTGGTGAGAAGCTGCCCGGCGAATTGTGAGGATGCCCTGCTCTGCGATCTCTTTGCCCGGCATGCCGTCCATGCTGCCATGGCTGGAAAGACCGGCGTGGTCATCGGCTTTCTCCATGAACGGTTCATCCATGTGCCGATCGAGTTGCTCGCGGTTCACGTGAAGCGGCTCGATCCCGACAGCGGCTGGTGGCGCTCGGTTCTTGCGGCGACCGGTCAGCCGGATTGTTCGGTTTAG
- a CDS encoding putative transporter: protein MRWLFELHQTQPIAHAIGALAFVCVLGMFLGSLKFRGVGLGTAGVLFAGIIVGHFGQPVDHATLDFVKEFGLVLFVFTIGLQLGPGFFAALREKGLKMNLLAAAVVVIGAIAAPLAAKLGGFDPAAVLGIYSGATTNTPALGAGTQAISTMEGVSADQLGMPALAYAVTYPAAIVAIIGTLLVLKQVFSINAPKEADEFAAANRRQVDPLERRTLEVGNPNLEGIRLAEVPGRLEAGVTISRLRHGSETLIAHEESSLHLGDLLVAVGTPGALDRFERVIGHRSEEDLAVVESNITFRRVAVTDRAVLGKTVSQLGLDKRFDVAVTRVTRADLEMSAIPGLRLQFGDQVQIVGSAADLDRAAKVLGNSLKELNETHFIPLFIGIVMGIALGTLPIMVPGMPQPVKLGLAGGPLIVALILGRVGRIRRQVWHMPVNTNLAFREFGIALFFAAVGLGAGAKFFATVFSATGLQWLLAGIAVTMVPLLLVGVFARVVLKMNFMDLSGLLAGSMTDPPALAFASNIAGSDAPTVGYATVYPLTTLMRILSAQVLAIALFG from the coding sequence ATGCGCTGGCTCTTCGAGCTTCATCAGACGCAGCCGATTGCCCACGCGATCGGTGCGTTGGCTTTTGTCTGTGTGCTTGGGATGTTTCTCGGAAGCTTGAAGTTCCGCGGGGTCGGCTTGGGAACCGCAGGAGTTCTTTTTGCCGGGATTATCGTCGGTCACTTCGGGCAACCGGTGGATCATGCGACGCTTGATTTCGTGAAGGAGTTCGGCCTCGTGCTCTTCGTTTTTACGATTGGTTTGCAATTGGGGCCCGGCTTCTTTGCGGCGCTCAGGGAAAAGGGCTTAAAGATGAACCTGCTGGCCGCCGCGGTTGTCGTGATCGGAGCGATTGCTGCGCCCTTGGCTGCCAAGCTGGGAGGATTTGATCCGGCCGCAGTGCTAGGCATCTACTCGGGGGCCACCACAAATACTCCGGCCCTGGGCGCGGGAACCCAGGCGATCAGCACGATGGAGGGAGTCTCCGCCGACCAACTTGGGATGCCTGCCTTGGCCTACGCTGTCACTTACCCAGCGGCCATCGTGGCCATCATTGGAACACTTCTGGTCTTGAAGCAGGTCTTCTCGATCAACGCTCCAAAAGAAGCTGACGAATTTGCCGCGGCGAATCGTCGCCAAGTTGATCCCTTGGAGCGGCGTACGCTGGAGGTGGGCAATCCAAATCTGGAGGGGATACGGTTGGCCGAGGTTCCTGGACGTCTAGAGGCTGGTGTTACGATTTCCCGTCTGAGGCATGGTAGCGAAACTTTGATCGCACATGAGGAGAGCAGCCTTCACTTGGGAGATCTGCTGGTGGCTGTTGGGACGCCCGGCGCGCTCGACCGCTTCGAACGAGTGATCGGCCATCGAAGTGAAGAGGATCTCGCCGTGGTGGAATCGAACATCACCTTCCGGCGGGTGGCGGTGACGGACCGGGCGGTTCTCGGGAAGACCGTGAGCCAGCTTGGATTGGACAAGCGCTTTGACGTCGCGGTGACGCGAGTGACCCGCGCCGACTTGGAGATGTCCGCCATTCCTGGTTTGCGGCTGCAATTCGGGGATCAGGTGCAGATCGTGGGAAGCGCGGCTGATCTCGATCGCGCCGCGAAGGTCTTGGGGAACTCGCTAAAGGAACTTAACGAAACCCATTTTATCCCGCTCTTCATCGGGATCGTGATGGGCATCGCGCTGGGAACCCTCCCGATCATGGTGCCTGGCATGCCACAACCGGTGAAGCTCGGGCTTGCGGGTGGTCCATTGATCGTGGCGTTGATCTTGGGGCGGGTGGGGCGCATTCGTCGCCAAGTGTGGCATATGCCAGTGAATACCAATCTTGCCTTTCGTGAGTTCGGGATCGCGCTCTTCTTTGCGGCGGTGGGATTGGGTGCGGGGGCGAAATTCTTCGCTACTGTCTTTAGTGCGACTGGCCTTCAGTGGCTGCTGGCCGGGATCGCGGTGACCATGGTGCCGCTTCTGCTGGTGGGTGTTTTTGCGCGGGTGGTGCTGAAGATGAACTTCATGGATCTCAGTGGTCTGCTTGCCGGCAGCATGACGGATCCGCCAGCTCTTGCCTTTGCCTCGAATATTGCCGGCTCCGACGCTCCCACCGTCGGATATGCGACCGTTTATCCGCTTACCACGTTGATGCGGATCCTTTCAGCCCAAGTGCTGGCGATCGCCCTCTTCGGCTGA
- a CDS encoding STAS/SEC14 domain-containing protein, translated as MIEYDLDEARGILHVRPAEPLEQSDFWKLSGVVDPFLAREGDLTGLIVEARNFPGWASFGAMVAHVRFVRDHHRHIKKIAVVTDSALGDLAEHLISHFVSAEIRHFEPKDIGVARQWILT; from the coding sequence ATGATCGAGTATGATCTGGATGAGGCGCGGGGCATTCTTCATGTCCGGCCCGCCGAGCCACTGGAGCAGTCGGACTTCTGGAAGCTGTCCGGTGTGGTTGATCCCTTTCTTGCCAGGGAGGGAGATCTCACCGGCCTGATCGTGGAGGCACGGAATTTTCCAGGTTGGGCTTCGTTTGGAGCCATGGTCGCCCACGTCCGCTTTGTCCGCGACCACCACCGGCATATCAAGAAGATCGCGGTGGTGACTGACTCCGCCTTGGGAGACCTCGCGGAGCATTTGATCTCGCACTTCGTTTCCGCGGAGATCCGCCATTTTGAGCCGAAGGATATCGGAGTCGCCCGGCAGTGGATTCTTACCTAG
- the pckA gene encoding phosphoenolpyruvate carboxykinase (ATP): protein MSAIDLSSTGLTVTEVYRNLSPSTLYEHAIRYEKDASIAENGALVAYSGAKTGRSPKDKRVVKDPASENDIWWGPVNIPLDHPTYLINRQRAIDYLNTRERLYCFDGFAGWDPKYRIKVRVICSRPYHALFMHTMLIRPSRDELASFGEPDLVIYNAGAFPANRLTTGMGSTTSIDLSLEDRELVILGTEYAGEMKKGVFTVANYFAPRRGVLSMHCSATADKETGVSSLLFGLSGTGKTTLSADPKRHLIGDDEHCWSDDGIFNIEGGCYAKAINLAPESEPDIFQALRFGAVLENVVLDEDHDVDYTDTSITQNTRGAYPIEFIQNARIPCVAGHPTDVIFLTCDAFGVLPPVSALSPAHAMYHFISGYTAKVAGTEMGVTEPQATFSPCFGGPFLAWHPSKYAELLADKMRKHNARVWLVNTGWGGGGHGVGKRISLKNTRAIIDAIHDGSLAKAKTERDPVFGFDIVTEVPGVPSEILRPRDAWADKAAYDATAKKLAGLFVKNFQTYAPGASAEVKAAGPIP from the coding sequence ATGTCTGCCATTGATCTCTCTTCGACAGGTCTGACCGTCACAGAAGTCTACCGCAATCTTTCTCCCAGCACGCTGTATGAGCATGCGATCCGGTATGAGAAAGACGCAAGCATTGCCGAGAACGGAGCATTGGTCGCCTATTCCGGTGCCAAGACGGGCCGTTCGCCCAAGGACAAGCGGGTCGTCAAGGATCCGGCCTCGGAGAATGACATCTGGTGGGGCCCAGTGAATATCCCGCTCGATCATCCGACCTATCTCATCAATCGCCAGCGGGCGATCGACTATCTCAATACCCGGGAGCGGCTCTATTGCTTCGATGGCTTTGCGGGCTGGGATCCGAAGTATCGGATCAAGGTTCGTGTGATTTGTTCGCGTCCCTACCACGCGTTGTTCATGCATACGATGCTGATCCGGCCGAGCAGGGACGAGCTCGCCAGCTTCGGGGAGCCGGATTTGGTGATCTACAACGCCGGAGCCTTTCCCGCGAATCGCCTGACGACGGGCATGGGGTCGACGACGAGCATCGATCTGAGTTTGGAAGATCGGGAACTGGTGATCCTGGGCACCGAATACGCAGGGGAGATGAAGAAGGGCGTCTTCACCGTGGCGAATTACTTTGCCCCGCGACGTGGCGTGCTTTCGATGCATTGCTCGGCCACCGCCGACAAGGAGACAGGGGTGTCTTCCTTGCTTTTCGGATTGAGTGGCACCGGGAAGACCACGCTCTCCGCGGACCCGAAGCGCCACCTCATCGGTGATGACGAGCACTGCTGGAGTGACGACGGGATCTTCAATATCGAAGGCGGCTGCTACGCCAAGGCGATCAATCTCGCGCCTGAAAGCGAGCCGGATATTTTCCAGGCGCTGCGTTTCGGCGCGGTTCTGGAGAACGTGGTGCTCGATGAAGATCACGACGTCGACTATACCGATACCAGCATCACCCAGAATACGCGTGGAGCCTATCCCATCGAGTTCATCCAGAATGCGAGGATCCCTTGTGTCGCGGGTCATCCGACCGATGTGATTTTCCTGACTTGTGACGCGTTCGGGGTCTTGCCGCCGGTCAGCGCTCTTTCCCCGGCCCACGCGATGTATCACTTCATCAGCGGATATACGGCGAAGGTGGCAGGAACCGAGATGGGTGTGACCGAGCCGCAGGCGACCTTTTCGCCATGTTTCGGCGGGCCCTTCCTTGCCTGGCATCCGAGCAAATACGCCGAATTGCTGGCAGACAAGATGCGCAAGCACAACGCACGCGTCTGGCTCGTGAATACCGGCTGGGGTGGCGGTGGCCACGGAGTGGGCAAGCGCATTAGCCTGAAGAACACCCGGGCGATCATCGATGCGATCCATGATGGCTCGCTGGCCAAGGCGAAAACCGAACGCGATCCCGTCTTCGGCTTCGACATCGTGACGGAGGTGCCCGGCGTGCCTTCGGAGATTCTGCGCCCGCGAGATGCCTGGGCAGACAAGGCTGCCTACGATGCTACCGCGAAGAAACTCGCGGGCCTGTTCGTGAAGAACTTCCAAACCTATGCCCCAGGGGCGAGTGCTGAAGTGAAGGCCGCCGGGCCGATTCCCTGA
- a CDS encoding aspartate ammonia-lyase → MNFSENRVRDIAGTIGISPDELEALLTQGGSHEYQSGDYLFHESTPRQWMGIVEEGEIEIVAGVHGSTTRLATLTRGAAFGEGVMLDDLPHSSSAVALSKVKVLRIPREVFDELRSSKPETFYRMVGHVARRLSVRLRDANRHAAGAGPSVVSTWRKEHDSLGERELPDSAYYGVQTLRGMENFPLSGIPLSHFSHFVRSFGYVKKAAAIANKQLGVLKPERADAIVAACDEVIAGQWHSHFTVDMIQGGAGTSTNMNANEVIANRALELLGHRKGQYEHLHPNDDVNRSQSTNDAYPTAIKLGVILTLRDAVSALRELKEALEAKAAEFADVLKMGRTENQDAVPMTLGQEFGAYAVMIGDGIRYLERASEELYEINMGATAIGTGINSPPGYAELCTKQLAEISGLPVNLAANLVEATQDSGCFALMSSAMKTAAVQLSKICNDLRWLSSGPRCGLYEIRLPSMQPGSSIMPGKVNPVIPEVVSQVCFQIIGADVTVSMASEASELELNMAEPVIAFNLLFGLTLLRNAAVILNARCIAGIQANRERCLEYVRHSIGLVTALNPVLGYERSAAIAKEALATGGSVYDLVLAKGWLAKEQLDDLLSPEKMTRPRVV, encoded by the coding sequence ATGAACTTTTCAGAAAACCGAGTCCGGGACATTGCCGGTACCATTGGCATTTCACCTGATGAACTCGAAGCGCTGCTGACCCAAGGTGGCTCCCACGAGTATCAATCAGGCGACTATTTGTTCCATGAATCCACACCCCGCCAGTGGATGGGAATTGTGGAAGAAGGCGAGATCGAGATCGTGGCGGGGGTTCACGGTAGCACGACGCGGCTGGCCACCTTGACCCGCGGAGCAGCCTTTGGGGAGGGCGTGATGCTGGACGATCTTCCCCACTCCTCTTCGGCAGTGGCGCTTTCCAAGGTGAAGGTGCTGAGGATCCCGCGTGAGGTCTTCGATGAATTGAGAAGCTCCAAGCCGGAGACCTTCTATCGTATGGTCGGTCATGTGGCCCGGCGTCTGAGTGTCCGCTTGCGGGACGCGAACCGCCATGCCGCCGGAGCCGGGCCTTCGGTGGTCTCCACTTGGCGGAAGGAGCACGATTCGCTTGGCGAGCGAGAGTTGCCGGATAGCGCCTACTACGGGGTGCAGACCCTGCGCGGAATGGAGAACTTCCCCCTTTCCGGGATCCCTCTCAGCCACTTCAGTCACTTCGTCCGGAGCTTTGGCTACGTGAAGAAAGCGGCTGCCATCGCGAACAAGCAGTTGGGCGTGCTCAAGCCCGAACGGGCCGATGCGATCGTGGCCGCTTGCGACGAGGTGATCGCCGGGCAATGGCATTCCCATTTCACCGTCGACATGATCCAAGGTGGAGCGGGCACCTCGACCAACATGAACGCGAACGAAGTGATCGCGAACCGTGCCTTGGAGCTCTTGGGGCATCGTAAGGGGCAATATGAGCACCTGCATCCCAATGACGATGTCAACCGCTCCCAATCGACCAACGACGCGTATCCGACAGCGATCAAACTTGGTGTGATCCTGACCTTACGGGATGCGGTTTCCGCACTGCGTGAGTTGAAGGAGGCTTTGGAAGCGAAGGCTGCCGAATTTGCCGACGTCCTCAAGATGGGCCGTACCGAGAACCAGGACGCCGTGCCGATGACGCTGGGACAGGAGTTCGGAGCCTATGCGGTGATGATTGGCGATGGCATCCGATACCTGGAGCGTGCTTCGGAAGAGCTCTATGAGATCAACATGGGGGCTACTGCCATCGGTACCGGCATCAACAGCCCTCCCGGCTATGCCGAACTCTGCACGAAGCAACTTGCGGAGATCAGCGGGTTGCCCGTGAACCTGGCCGCGAATCTGGTGGAAGCCACGCAGGATAGCGGATGCTTCGCGCTGATGAGCAGTGCCATGAAGACGGCTGCAGTGCAGCTTTCGAAGATCTGCAATGACCTGCGCTGGCTCTCGTCCGGGCCGCGTTGCGGGCTTTATGAGATCCGCCTGCCCTCGATGCAGCCAGGTTCTTCGATCATGCCCGGGAAGGTGAACCCGGTGATCCCGGAGGTGGTCAGCCAAGTATGCTTCCAGATCATCGGTGCTGATGTGACCGTGTCGATGGCGTCTGAAGCCAGTGAGCTGGAATTGAACATGGCTGAGCCGGTCATCGCCTTTAACCTGCTCTTCGGTCTTACGCTTTTGCGGAATGCTGCCGTGATCCTGAATGCCCGCTGTATTGCGGGAATCCAAGCCAACCGCGAACGCTGCCTTGAGTATGTCCGTCACTCGATCGGACTGGTGACCGCGCTCAACCCGGTGCTTGGCTACGAGCGGAGTGCCGCGATCGCCAAGGAGGCACTTGCGACGGGTGGTAGCGTTTATGACCTCGTCCTCGCGAAAGGTTGGTTGGCCAAGGAGCAGCTCGATGATCTGCTTTCGCCCGAGAAGATGACGCGGCCGCGCGTTGTTTGA
- a CDS encoding anaerobic C4-dicarboxylate transporter family protein — MSVMLIVHFLVIITALAVGARVGGVGLGLWGGIGLVVLFLMGVAPTGPPVDVMLIILAVIMAASVMEAAGGIQFLVRVAEKIIRKNPKQVTIVAPLTTYAFTFLAGTGHIVYPLLPVIYEVAHQNGIRPERPMAIATIASQQAITASPVAAATAAMIGLFHSQNLPWGLPQILMICVPATLSGVIVAALVQTRVGKELSEDPEYQALLAAGKIPAPVKAGEAEALPKSARTSAIIFLIGVAFVVVLGLVPSLRTLEGADGKPISVPMPVAIEMVMLAVAAASMTICKVKPDLIPQTSTCRAGITAVVGIFGLAWMGDTFIAAHKDEIIGGLGGMAKAAPWSFAFGLFFASVLLYSQAATARALMPLGLSLGIAPPFLIGMFPAVNGYFLIPNYGTIIAAINFDRSGTTRIGKYVINHSFLLPGLVSTTVAVVVGLLIGKIMA; from the coding sequence ATGAGTGTGATGCTAATTGTTCATTTCCTCGTCATCATCACCGCGCTGGCAGTAGGCGCGCGGGTGGGCGGTGTTGGCCTCGGCTTGTGGGGCGGTATCGGATTGGTGGTCCTCTTCCTGATGGGGGTGGCACCCACTGGCCCGCCGGTGGATGTGATGCTGATCATCCTAGCCGTGATCATGGCAGCCTCGGTGATGGAGGCTGCCGGTGGCATCCAGTTCCTGGTACGGGTTGCGGAGAAGATCATCCGGAAGAACCCGAAGCAAGTGACCATTGTCGCCCCACTTACCACTTACGCGTTCACCTTCCTCGCGGGGACGGGTCATATCGTCTATCCCCTGCTGCCGGTCATCTATGAGGTCGCACACCAGAATGGCATTCGTCCGGAGCGGCCGATGGCGATTGCGACAATTGCCTCACAGCAGGCGATCACAGCGAGCCCGGTGGCCGCTGCGACGGCGGCGATGATCGGACTGTTTCACAGCCAGAATCTTCCGTGGGGGCTGCCTCAGATCTTGATGATCTGCGTGCCGGCCACCCTGAGCGGGGTGATCGTCGCTGCGCTGGTCCAAACCCGGGTGGGCAAAGAACTCTCTGAAGACCCCGAGTATCAGGCTTTGCTAGCGGCAGGAAAGATCCCCGCGCCCGTGAAAGCAGGTGAAGCCGAGGCCCTGCCAAAGTCCGCGCGCACGAGTGCCATCATCTTCCTGATTGGCGTCGCATTCGTGGTGGTGCTCGGTCTTGTCCCGTCCCTCCGGACGCTCGAGGGCGCGGATGGGAAGCCGATCAGCGTGCCGATGCCGGTTGCGATCGAGATGGTGATGCTCGCGGTTGCCGCAGCCTCGATGACGATTTGCAAGGTAAAGCCGGACCTGATCCCGCAGACCTCCACCTGCCGCGCCGGGATCACCGCGGTGGTGGGCATCTTCGGCCTCGCTTGGATGGGAGATACCTTCATCGCCGCGCACAAGGATGAGATCATCGGCGGTCTCGGAGGCATGGCGAAGGCCGCGCCATGGTCCTTTGCCTTCGGACTCTTCTTCGCCTCGGTGTTGTTGTATAGCCAGGCTGCGACAGCCCGGGCCCTGATGCCGCTGGGGCTTTCACTCGGGATCGCGCCGCCCTTCCTGATCGGGATGTTCCCCGCTGTGAACGGCTATTTCCTGATCCCCAATTACGGCACGATCATTGCCGCTATCAACTTCGATCGCTCGGGCACCACCCGGATCGGCAAATACGTCATCAATCACTCATTCCTGCTGCCTGGCTTGGTTAGTACCACCGTGGCAGTTGTCGTCGGTCTGCTCATCGGCAAGATCATGGCGTGA
- a CDS encoding DcaP family trimeric outer membrane transporter, with protein sequence MEKPMLGSSSSRIPNNATWLCLAATMAPLAVARGDDMEEMKKTLATMEQTIAELKGRIATLEDERAGQKSSPPPKRGQASKAAASNKPADPPEVQVATVVAPQPGAAGAQAKVRDYDGFQDLQQAAPRPENRPLDPALKGFVVIPGTQTMFKIGGSARVDAIADFANNGNPNLFVPSTIPVGDQAGFSGDERSTIHGKGTRISLEIRRPTEALGNLRIYNENDFFGDSSSNTMSFRVRHFYGQAWNFLIGQTFSGFMNPDAWPDVLDYQGPAGIINRRQAQLRYTHPLWEDCGEGHAYISIEYPQSDILGSTIPDDSETRSVTPDVIIGGRWEGDVGNLQLAGIGRSLSFESDTGPDGDTMGWGASLSGTWHITESDDLSAQLAYGEGISRYVNDFSGTNLDAAWVGNDLEAIPIFAPMVGYTHRWNEHFRSTLAASWVMADLPPSVAALTPETTASFGANLVWQPTSSFRMGFEYLYGTKETYDGSDGDAHRLNFVIRYDLVK encoded by the coding sequence ATGGAAAAACCTATGCTCGGGTCGTCTTCCAGCCGCATCCCTAACAATGCCACTTGGCTTTGCTTGGCTGCCACCATGGCACCGCTTGCCGTCGCTCGTGGCGATGATATGGAGGAGATGAAGAAAACCCTCGCGACGATGGAGCAGACGATCGCCGAGCTGAAAGGGCGAATTGCTACCTTGGAGGACGAACGAGCGGGGCAGAAGTCCTCGCCTCCTCCCAAGCGGGGGCAAGCTTCAAAGGCCGCGGCTTCAAACAAGCCGGCAGATCCTCCCGAGGTCCAGGTCGCCACCGTGGTGGCTCCGCAACCGGGTGCCGCCGGTGCCCAAGCCAAGGTACGAGACTATGATGGCTTCCAAGATCTCCAGCAGGCGGCTCCTCGTCCTGAGAACCGGCCTCTGGATCCTGCCTTGAAGGGATTCGTGGTGATCCCCGGCACGCAGACGATGTTCAAGATTGGCGGTTCCGCCCGAGTCGATGCGATTGCGGACTTTGCCAATAATGGGAACCCCAATCTCTTTGTTCCTTCGACTATCCCCGTAGGAGACCAAGCCGGCTTTAGTGGGGACGAACGGTCGACAATCCATGGCAAGGGCACGCGCATCAGCTTGGAAATCCGGAGACCCACCGAAGCCCTCGGCAATCTCCGCATCTACAATGAGAACGATTTCTTCGGGGATTCTTCATCGAATACGATGAGCTTCCGGGTCCGGCACTTCTATGGGCAGGCATGGAATTTCCTGATCGGCCAAACGTTCTCCGGCTTCATGAACCCGGATGCGTGGCCCGACGTGCTGGATTATCAGGGGCCGGCCGGCATTATCAACCGGCGTCAGGCCCAACTTCGATACACTCATCCGCTGTGGGAGGACTGCGGTGAAGGGCACGCCTACATCAGCATCGAATATCCGCAGAGCGACATCCTCGGTAGCACGATTCCCGACGACTCGGAAACTCGCAGTGTCACACCGGATGTGATCATTGGCGGCCGATGGGAAGGCGATGTCGGGAACTTGCAGCTCGCCGGCATCGGACGGAGCTTGAGCTTCGAAAGCGATACTGGTCCGGATGGCGATACCATGGGCTGGGGTGCCAGCCTTTCGGGTACCTGGCACATCACCGAGAGCGATGATCTTTCCGCACAGCTCGCCTACGGCGAGGGAATCTCGCGCTATGTGAATGACTTCAGTGGCACGAATCTTGATGCGGCGTGGGTGGGAAATGACCTGGAGGCCATACCGATCTTTGCGCCGATGGTGGGCTACACCCACCGCTGGAACGAACACTTTCGTTCCACGCTCGCCGCGAGTTGGGTGATGGCTGATTTGCCGCCGTCCGTCGCCGCTTTAACGCCAGAAACCACGGCGAGCTTTGGTGCGAACCTGGTGTGGCAGCCGACAAGCTCATTCCGCATGGGCTTTGAGTACCTCTACGGAACCAAGGAAACCTACGATGGGTCCGATGGCGATGCCCATCGGCTTAACTTCGTGATCCGCTACGATCTGGTCAAATGA
- a CDS encoding esterase/lipase family protein → MKRALLVCLALLPFLTSCGNFRRLAGDLKVIDEEYRIYGVIRNADTQKVPVYAGVVEWHRGDARVYSGDRIELPPGGAFAFSVKSPLHQHVVAFADRNRSGTYDSGEPMWIHTGTDGKPSPVKLDGEHRAAKVDGQLSSGTIPRDLHDAMTAFLAGRSVNEVVTNHGVRLSVGEGAKLDEPRFAATRGEDGLWTPATMAITSGFGIYFLEPYDPSRTPVLFIHGAAGSPQDWRFAMERLDRQRYQAWFAFYPSGGRLDNSAELLNQGVKLLHQRYEFRRLHVVAHSMGGLMARRFVQKNVLEDRQKYINTFITFSSPWGGHEAAAAGVKWAPSVVPSWRDMEQGSSFLDHLFDQRLKGKVNHHLFYSHHSSRSFSMPAENDGTVSVASQLRPEAKDDAVSIQGYNEDHVSILSAPAALTRAKAVLDAATP, encoded by the coding sequence ATGAAGAGAGCCTTACTTGTCTGCCTCGCCCTGCTCCCATTCCTCACCAGTTGCGGAAACTTCCGACGGCTGGCGGGAGACCTGAAGGTCATTGATGAAGAATATCGAATCTACGGAGTCATCCGGAATGCGGACACCCAGAAAGTGCCGGTCTATGCCGGCGTGGTGGAGTGGCATCGAGGCGACGCACGTGTCTACTCCGGTGATCGCATCGAACTTCCACCCGGTGGCGCCTTCGCATTCTCGGTAAAGAGCCCGCTTCACCAACATGTGGTCGCTTTCGCCGATCGCAATCGCAGCGGCACCTATGATTCCGGCGAACCCATGTGGATCCACACGGGCACCGATGGAAAGCCGAGCCCGGTGAAGCTCGATGGCGAACACCGCGCCGCAAAGGTCGATGGGCAACTCTCCTCCGGAACCATCCCGCGGGATCTCCACGACGCCATGACGGCTTTCCTGGCAGGCCGCAGCGTCAATGAAGTGGTGACCAACCACGGCGTCAGGCTGAGCGTCGGCGAAGGCGCCAAGCTCGACGAGCCCCGCTTCGCCGCCACCCGTGGGGAGGATGGTCTCTGGACCCCGGCCACCATGGCGATCACCAGTGGCTTCGGCATCTACTTTCTGGAACCCTACGATCCCAGTCGAACCCCGGTCCTTTTCATCCACGGAGCCGCCGGATCGCCGCAGGATTGGCGCTTCGCCATGGAGCGGCTTGATCGCCAGCGCTATCAGGCGTGGTTCGCCTTCTATCCTTCCGGCGGACGCTTGGACAACTCTGCGGAACTCTTGAATCAGGGAGTCAAACTGCTGCATCAGCGCTATGAGTTCAGGCGTCTCCACGTCGTGGCTCATAGCATGGGCGGCCTCATGGCCCGCCGTTTCGTTCAGAAGAACGTGCTCGAAGATCGGCAAAAATATATCAATACCTTCATCACCTTCTCCTCGCCATGGGGAGGGCATGAAGCCGCCGCGGCAGGGGTAAAGTGGGCACCGTCCGTTGTTCCCTCTTGGCGCGACATGGAGCAGGGATCCTCCTTCCTCGACCACCTCTTCGACCAAAGGCTGAAGGGCAAGGTGAACCACCACCTCTTCTACAGCCACCACAGCTCGCGCTCGTTCTCGATGCCTGCCGAAAACGACGGAACCGTTAGCGTGGCCAGCCAGCTTCGGCCGGAGGCAAAGGACGATGCCGTCAGCATCCAAGGCTACAATGAAGACCACGTCTCGATCCTTTCCGCTCCCGCGGCCCTGACCCGCGCCAAGGCGGTTCTCGATGCCGCCACGCCATGA